The proteins below are encoded in one region of Knoellia sp. S7-12:
- a CDS encoding PQQ-dependent sugar dehydrogenase, translated as MSIVPTRKVGFHRSPISPLLALVAVAAATSAVALAPARASGNEPIGDPLPDIPRSAIQVGLKMVTSDVTAPLAGITAPGQSRKMYLVDQVGQLKELNIDAAGPVARLRTVLDVSAVLVGPLAPDDERGFLGAAFAPDGRLFTYTSEAFNPAVPATFPLPADPPGPCDLSGVVPDHRNVIREWEPASTRPLTFEPLAASRVLFTVDQPQANHNAGDMKFGPDGKLYIAFGDGGGADDQNCQTNFDDQPMFGHGARGNGQNPTNPLGDVLRIDVNGTNSANGRYGIPADNPFAASQPAGQLRELFAMGFRNPFRFSFDANDFTAANAGRPGQPWVADVGQNDVEEVNVVTSGGNYGWRVREGAFRFDPSRFQLKGSRSDGFVFARTTTSPTFTDPVAQYDHDDGTAIIGGYVYRGSSVPALRGQYVFGDTSRRLNNAHGRLFATSGAKTGPHRVVELREGPLDVQLIGFGQDEDRELYALVFEPGASGQVLRITR; from the coding sequence ATGTCCATCGTCCCAACCCGCAAAGTCGGCTTCCACCGTTCGCCCATCAGCCCACTGTTGGCCCTTGTCGCCGTTGCCGCGGCCACGTCGGCCGTTGCGCTCGCACCGGCGCGAGCATCCGGTAACGAACCGATCGGAGACCCGCTGCCGGACATCCCCCGAAGTGCCATTCAGGTGGGTCTGAAGATGGTGACCAGTGATGTCACTGCGCCACTGGCGGGCATCACAGCACCCGGACAGAGCCGCAAGATGTATTTGGTGGACCAGGTCGGCCAGCTCAAGGAACTGAACATCGACGCCGCGGGGCCGGTCGCCCGCCTGCGTACGGTGCTCGACGTCAGCGCGGTGCTGGTGGGTCCCCTGGCCCCCGACGACGAACGAGGTTTCCTCGGCGCCGCCTTCGCGCCCGACGGCCGCCTGTTCACCTACACGTCCGAAGCCTTCAACCCGGCAGTCCCGGCGACGTTCCCGCTGCCGGCCGACCCTCCGGGGCCGTGTGACCTGTCCGGGGTGGTCCCCGACCACCGCAACGTGATCCGCGAGTGGGAACCAGCCTCCACGAGACCACTGACCTTCGAACCGCTGGCGGCCAGCCGAGTCCTGTTCACCGTGGACCAGCCGCAAGCCAACCACAACGCCGGTGACATGAAGTTCGGACCCGACGGCAAGCTCTACATTGCGTTCGGCGATGGCGGAGGCGCCGACGACCAGAACTGCCAGACAAACTTCGACGACCAACCGATGTTCGGCCACGGCGCCCGGGGCAATGGGCAGAACCCCACGAACCCGCTCGGTGATGTCCTTCGCATTGACGTGAACGGCACGAACTCGGCCAACGGCCGGTACGGCATCCCCGCCGACAATCCGTTCGCGGCGAGCCAGCCCGCAGGCCAGCTGCGTGAGCTCTTCGCGATGGGATTCCGTAACCCGTTCCGTTTCTCGTTCGACGCCAACGACTTCACCGCCGCGAATGCCGGTCGCCCGGGGCAGCCCTGGGTGGCGGATGTGGGCCAGAACGACGTCGAGGAAGTCAATGTGGTGACTTCTGGGGGGAACTACGGTTGGCGGGTCCGCGAAGGAGCGTTCCGCTTCGACCCCAGTCGCTTCCAGCTGAAGGGTTCACGTTCTGACGGGTTCGTGTTCGCCCGCACCACGACCAGTCCCACATTCACCGACCCGGTGGCGCAGTACGACCACGATGACGGCACGGCGATCATCGGCGGCTATGTCTACCGTGGCAGCAGCGTCCCCGCCCTGCGTGGCCAGTACGTCTTCGGCGACACCTCGCGACGGCTGAACAATGCCCACGGTCGGCTCTTCGCCACATCTGGCGCCAAGACGGGGCCGCACAGGGTGGTGGAGCTCCGAGAGGGGCCGCTTGACGTCCAGCTCATCGGATTCGGACAGGACGAGGACCGTGAGCTCTACGCCCTCGTCTTCGAGCCGGGTGCCTCTGGTCAGGTCCTTCGCATCACCCGCTGA